The following nucleotide sequence is from Pandoraea thiooxydans.
TCTATCGGGCCGCCGCGCAAGCGGCGGCCGATCGTGCGATATTTGTCTGACCCGCGCTCGACTTTGCTCAATCGCTCCCATGAATCCGACGCTGATCAAAAAAATTCGCGACATGCCCAAGGCTGAGCTGCACCTGCATATCGAGGGCACGCTCGAACCCGAGCTGATTTTCCGTCTGGCGGAACGCAACGGACTCACGCTGCCCTACGCGTCGGTCGACGCATTGCGCCACGCCTACGCCTTCACCGACCTGCAGTCATTCCTCGATCTTTACTATGCCGGCGCCGGCGTGTTGCAGACCGAGCAGGATTTCTATGACATGACGTGGGCCTATCTCGCGCGCGCCCATGCCGATCATATCGTTCACACCGAGATTTTCTTCGATCCGCAAACCCACACCGCGCGCGGCATTCCGCTCGATCTGGTGCTGGGCGGCATCGAGCGGGCGCTGGCCGACGCGGAAAAGCGCTATGGCCTGTCGAGCCGATTGATATTGTGTTTTCTGCGGCACCTGTCCGAAGCCGACGCCATCGCCACACTCGAGGCCGCGCTGCCCTATTTCAAAAGCCTGTCGCATCGGCTCATCGGCGTCGGGCTGGATTCATCGGAGCGCGACAACCCGCCGGCAAAGTTCGCCCGCGTCTTCTCCCAATGCCGCGCATTGGGGCTGCGGCTGGTCGCGCACGCCGGGGAGGAGGGCCCGCCAGCATACATCAGCGAAGCGCTCGATGTCCTGCACGTCGAGCGTATCGACCATGGCGTGCGCTGCGTCGAAGACCCGGCGCTGGTGGCCCGTCTGGCGCGCGAACACACCGCGCTCACGGTGTGCCCGCTGTCGAACGTCAAGCTCAAGGTATGCGACGACCTGAGCCGGCACCCGCTCAAGGCCATGCTCGACGCCGGTCTGGCGGTGACGATCAATTCGGACGATCCGAGCTACTTTGGCGGCTATCTGAACGACAACTATCTGGCGACATTCGAAGCCCTGGCGCTGGACGAGCAGCACGCCTACGCACTGGCCCGCAACAGCTTCGAGGCCGCCTTCCTCGACGACCGCCAGAAGCGCACCCTGTTGGGCCATCTCGAGCGTTATTGGCAAACGGCGTAAGGCACACGGTCGCGCGCGGCGGACAGCGTTATCAAGGAATGCGAATGCGGCATATTCAGCGGCTGGCACCACATCACGCGCGGCTAATGTTACTTTCCCTCTAACATGCCGGCATGCGAACCTTCGGGATTCGCGCCACCGGCAAAAGACATCCACAAGAAACCGGAGACTCTTCGAGGATCACGACTGCCACGCCCCGGCCGATCAGGCCTCATACGCGTGCCGCCGCCCGTCCCGCCGATCTCCACGTCCCACGAGAGAAACATCGACTATGCCTGCCGACCCGACCTCCCCCAAGCTGCCCGACGCTGGCCAGCGCACGGCTTACCGCGCCCAACTGCTGTACTTCACCGGCGAGCCCGGCCGCGCCGGCGACAATAGGGCGAGCACCACCGTGTGGCTGTCCGACGGGCTGCTCGTGGTAGAGGGCGCACGCATTGCGCAGGTCGGCGACTATCGCTCGCTCGCGTCCGATCTGGCTCCCGGCACGCCGGTGATCGACTGGCGCGACAAACTGATCACCCCGGGCTTCATCGACACTCACATCCACTATCCGCAGACCGATATGATCGCGTCGCCCGCCCCGGGCCTGCTGCCGTGGCTGGAGACCTACACGTTCCCGACCGAGCGCCGCTTCGAAGATCCGGCCTATGCGGCCGACGTCGCGCGCTTCTTCATCGACGAACTGCTGCGTTGCGGCACCACCAGTGCGCTGGTGTACTGCACGGTGCATCCGGGCTCGGTCGATGCATTTTTCACCGAGAGCGCCGAACGCAACTTGCGCATGGTCGCCGGCAAGGTGATGATGGACCGCAATTGCCCGGAGTTCCTGCGCGACACCGCGGAGACCGGCGGGCGCGACAGCGAAATGCTGATCCAGCGCTGGCATGGCCAGGGCCGGCAACTCTATGCACTGACGCCGCGCTTCGCCCCCACTTCGAGCGAGGCGCAATTGGGCGTATGCGGCGAGCTGGCG
It contains:
- a CDS encoding adenosine deaminase translates to MNPTLIKKIRDMPKAELHLHIEGTLEPELIFRLAERNGLTLPYASVDALRHAYAFTDLQSFLDLYYAGAGVLQTEQDFYDMTWAYLARAHADHIVHTEIFFDPQTHTARGIPLDLVLGGIERALADAEKRYGLSSRLILCFLRHLSEADAIATLEAALPYFKSLSHRLIGVGLDSSERDNPPAKFARVFSQCRALGLRLVAHAGEEGPPAYISEALDVLHVERIDHGVRCVEDPALVARLAREHTALTVCPLSNVKLKVCDDLSRHPLKAMLDAGLAVTINSDDPSYFGGYLNDNYLATFEALALDEQHAYALARNSFEAAFLDDRQKRTLLGHLERYWQTA
- the guaD gene encoding guanine deaminase, with product MPADPTSPKLPDAGQRTAYRAQLLYFTGEPGRAGDNRASTTVWLSDGLLVVEGARIAQVGDYRSLASDLAPGTPVIDWRDKLITPGFIDTHIHYPQTDMIASPAPGLLPWLETYTFPTERRFEDPAYAADVARFFIDELLRCGTTSALVYCTVHPGSVDAFFTESAERNLRMVAGKVMMDRNCPEFLRDTAETGGRDSEMLIQRWHGQGRQLYALTPRFAPTSSEAQLGVCGELAQRYQDVFIQTHVAENLDEVKWVKELFPGHRSYLDIYDHYGLLRPRAVYGHCIWLDGHDRRRMQETGAVAAHCPTSNQFLGSGLFDFAAAEASHMPVTLATDVGGGSSFSMLQTMNEAHKVARLSGYHLNAERMFYQATEGAAQALGLGGQIGTLAAGAEADFVVLDPQATPLLARRTAQADSLEELLFALAMLGDDRAVAATFAAGRRVHQRGG